The sequence TTCCAAATCATTTGCtctctgatttttttttatttgattgtttgCTGGCTGTATACTATACATTTTAGCTTacatatttgacaaaaaaaatatgaaggttAATAGCATTGGTTATGGCACTTGAAGAGTTTGAGGATCTTGTTGAAGAATAGGAGTTTGAgtctttgtgatttaattatgtttttgattttttgctttatatgttatgacttatgagtatTATTGACtatattacctctatttagttatttaatatttttttatttttatactaaatgtcgCTACACGCTTCGCTTCGCGCTTCTCGCTTCTGTGAAGCGAGCCCTCGTCGCTTTTTTCCGCTTCGCTTCCCAAAACactgattattattattatccatTGTGTATGGGCTAGCTTCCGTGCACCTCGATTGATTTCACAGGGTACCTATGATGTCTCACCACTCACCAGCACAGGTACTATACACTAAGGCTTAGACAAATGGAAAGAAATTACCAAATGATTTTGTCTTAGCTGGGATGTGACCTGTGACCACATGGTTCTTAACCCACTTCATTGATCACTAGGCCACAAACTTGGATCCAGAAGCTTGTTATTCAAATTATGGGGATCTATCCAAGAAGAGATGACTTGAGGAAGCCAATTATGCGTTCATGGGTATTCAGGAAAGAGAAATCAATGACAAGGGATGTAGAGGCATTGTTCTATAAGTTATGAGTGTATTGTGGATCTGACAAAATTATTTAACAAACCTGCAGAGTAGGTTGATCCCAGCTGAACAACTCGCTGATCAGAAGAAAGATCTGAGAGTGAAAGGGTGCCAAGGGAAGAACCACTAACAAGCAATTGGTCATCAGTAAAAGCTAAGCAAGAAACAGGCCCCTGATGCATCCTGCAAGAAATAGAGCTAAACAAGTTAGTTACATATTAGTCTTGAATATTATTTTAGGATCAAAAGAAGGGAAAGATCGAAACACTGCAAAAGATATGGTTGGACAGGAGGGAGGAGAAGGCACCAATTCTGCATCTCTGTTAGGGAGAAAGGAAGGAATCACAATTGGCACTTGCCATTAATAGCCTTAGAGCGGAAAAAGAAATTTGGGGGGGTTGTGTGTGCTGGCTGAGGGATTACCAGAGAGAAGCATTAATTCCGTGTTAGCTATTAAAGTGATTATGATTTAGATTATCGTCACAAAACAGCTTATTGTCTATGTGCACGTGAGCAAAAGACGCAATGATTAAAAACAGCTTATCGTCTATGTGCATGATTGTGCAAGAGAGGTAATGATCCAGGAGAAAATCATTTCAACCTTTTTCTCAACTAGTGCACAAAGCATGCAATGTAAGTAGTGAAACAGAATCATACTTTATTATTTGGGTACACTTTCTGCTGTATAGGTCAAATACACGAACCTTTCCATCCTCACATCCAATCACAGCTTCAGGGTCTACATAACTGGAAAGAAGCAACAAAATTACTATCAGCAAACTACAAAAGAAGCATCATAAGCTCTAAGATAGACCACATAAGCAGCAAAGATTATTAAATATGGAGCTATGACAGTTAACAGAACAGAGACCATCAAGTAATTCAAAACTTTACACATGCATACTTATCTTCTCACAAGCTTTATCTCAATATCAAGGGGGTCTGAGAGGGTGTCCCTTTAGCACCATTTGATCGCATGAAGTcccaaaaaaagttaaaactacTTTCTTCATTTAAGATAGGTTTGATACTTCTTTATATGGACGACACAGAGATCTTAACCAAAACTAGAACAGTTCAGATACTGTAAGTCAATGATTAAAGAACATGACTACGACATTGAAATTGTTTTTCCCACATTGCTGATGGAAATTTTACAGAAGAAAAATAGATGAACAACAAAGAGGTTACACACCGCATACAGAGGGCCTTAGTAAATAAGTTCTCACGTGAGGAAAATACGTTTCTTGCCTCTGTACGATTCCAGATGCATATACGGGTGCCAACCAAACCAACAACCTGTACAATAACATTTCCAATATCATTCACAAAGTGTATGTTAGACCTGATTAATGAGGCCAAAAAAATTACTTCATCCTGTCATTGTTGTAAAATGAGCAAATGTAGCAATGAGTTCTTTTTGTTTGAAACTGGTAATTTTAGTCTATACATCCACATGTACACTACAACAAAAGTGTAGCTCCCCTTCAAAAGTGTTACAACTTATAGAGGAAGATAGTCTTCATCCTCTGCATACACTTTTAGTTTGAAAAACTGCTAGAGGATACCAAACCAAATGCATACAATTTTTTAGTTTGAAAACAATAGTTCCTCTTTTCCTCGGCATTGCAGTGGTAAACTGATTGTTTTCAGTGATAGTGTTAATTGACCTCACAGATTAGCTCGTACTTCTTAGCCTTACATCTCATGTTGTTGTCTAATGAGGACATCCTGTTCTACTCCTTCACTCCTCATCCTCTTATCGtgagtatttttaaaaacttaaagCTTAGGAAAAAAGGTGGCGAGATCCATAGGGTTTGAAATGAAAAGCATGTAGTGAAGCGAGCAGTTCTTTGAAGTGAAGAAGTGCACAACttacaataaattaaataaggaaTATAAAATTAGTAATACATGATCAAAGTGTTATTAATATAACTAATCTTACCATACAAGATACAATAAAATGTAAAGTATTGAACTCACCTTGCCCTcgtcaaaatcaaaatcaattaaagGGGCTTTATCGACAAGGAAATATTCATCCAAACATTTGCAGCTTTCTGCCGACCAGAGACGCATGACCTGGATCATAAAGAGTGCAAAATGTAACTTTAAAACTGTGTCCTTTTTTCTGTAAACAAGGCATGCAGAGACATGTGGCCAATAGCAGAAGACTAGTCATGATTCATGAATAGCAATATTATCCGGGGGAAAATATACAAGTAATGAATAACATGATACACGACAGCAACTGATGTGGTAGTACTTCAGAGAAACTATGACACTTGTCAAAGAtatcaaattcataataaacTCGAGAAAGAGAAATACCTATACCATATTTAAgagaaattaaaaaggaaagatgaTCAAGGATGTATAACTGTATTATTCTACAAAACCAACAGACAACAACCTTCTTCACTTATTAGGCACAAGAATGTCTTTCCACCTAGCACCAGCGGAGCTCCCAGGCTGCTCAGCCCACACATTGTGCACTGGCTTAATCATAAAGCCTTCTTGCCATGATGATTGATAGACAACAAAAGCCCAAAGAAAATCTATGGGACTCTGCCAACCAAACATAACAAATATGGGGAATCTAACAAATGCTGATAAAACAAGCATTATGCATGATACAGGTTTCTTTGTcagaaattcaaattaaatttcaacTGCAGAATTTAAGTATCTTGGAAAAGGAGAAATCATGGAGGGCATATTAGGATGaggatttgatgaaatgaagaGAGGCAGTCTAACGAAATCATACTTACACATGTATTATTACAGTAAATCTCATGTATAAAGTATGAGTGCAGACCTTATCATAATTAAGCATTTGGGTTAATCCAACCAGAAGCATGGCATCATCATTATGCTTCCCACGTCAACAAGTTCTAATCATTGAGAAAGGTTCAAAATTTATCTCATAGAACTTACTGTGGATAACATACATGATTTTCCTAGTAGGTAATATAATAAGATTTTGCAGTTTCCAGCTAAAGGAAAGAAACCAGTAAGAAATTTCAACTCTTATCATTCTTAATAGTAAAAAGCGACCCTACCTTGTCACCCACACCGGTAAGGACTTTTCCCATCTTCATTCTGCACTGATTTACCCTAGTAGAAATTGAAGTTAGAGAAAAAACCATATAAAATGCACAATATGTAGATTTAATGCCAAGTTagaaacaattattattatgGTGGAATTTTCAAAATCTTTGCGAACCTTATGTGGATCAGGAGGAAATTGAAGTTCATTTGGTATTTCTGGGAAGTGTGATGGAGAATGATTAGACCccaagaaaaaaaaggagagagaAAAGGAACTAGCTGCAGACTCTTATGAGTTTTCCCTCATCTTTCCATATCcttcaataattttatcttgTATATTAGGGGCAAGTTCATCCCATATATTTGAGATACGAATATCACTTTAATATTGGAAGAAAATAGGTTAGTGCACTAGAATTGTTGAACTgcttatattaaaaaatctcTATTAGGGTGATTAGAAGGAAACATCTTCTTCTATTTGAAGATTCGGCTTATATCTAGGAAGTCAATCTAATATGGCAATGGGAGTCACGACAATGGACTCAGCCAAAACGGAGAGGATATAATGTATGTGATGAGATTTACAGTGACTGAGATCGACTTCTAAGTCACTAACAAATATTAGAAGCCAAATGCTATGTCATATGATACTGAATCTAAAGAATGATAAACTGATTGATTCCATGACAACAAAAGCAAAAATGTGGAGGTAGATTTTTAGTGCAAAATTTTCACGTTAAAGAATCTTTATGATTTATATGTAAAGCTAAAGAAGCTGGCTTATAAAGACTAGGGGAAGAGAAACACATTATCCTCAAGCTGAAGTTTCCTAAGAtgttcttcattttaattttttttatgacaagggaaacccgcacccgctaccctttgggtgtgCACAGGGTAAAAtccccgctcctatgcaatagttTGCAAActacataggagaggtaacccgcactaggcaagcctggtGCGACGAGCTTGACCCAGAAGACAAacccttgctttcgctggcaaggggtttcgaacttgaggcctccaacatggaagtcccaagctcaaaccactgggccaccccgaaGGTTAGATGTTCTTCATTTTAGCTCTCAACCTAAAGCTTACAGGTCAAAACTTCTAGCTATGTCTTTGTACCAAGTGAGGATCATTGCAGTctgaatatttcttttttaaaaaggtaCATGATAGTTcgagtaaattttttttaataaggtGGGTAACTGTTCCAGTCTGATATGTAACTCCAAAATATCCCTAATAAGCAATAAATCCATGAGATATCCAAATAGTTGATCATAGTATAAATCACGAATCAGCATTATTTAAGTTTGCaatggaaaagaagaaaaactaaTTGAAATGGATATCTTAATGTTTACCCTACTGAATGACCTTTCCACTGAATAACATTAGCAGGGCCCCTTTGCAATGCCAATCTGTGTTGTTCCATAGCCAGCTGCTCCGCTTGTTCACTCAATGATCTCTGACAGTAAGATGCGTCAATGAGGCCATTAGGACCACTATGCTGCTGCTTGAAGTATTCTGTTTGATGCAACTTCAATTTGTTGACAGCTTTACTCCTTCATAGGACAAAACAAGGGCAAAATAAGCAAGTCAGTCAGTAATTGGGTTAAGCAAATAGCAGAACAAATTAAATGCAACTGTTACAAATTTGACGTCGTACCAAGAAGTAGAAACGGCGGAGCAGCGAATGAGCTGGACTAAGTCGAGAAAGGAGAAGATGATGCAGAGAACGTCGTGGCCGAGAGCTTCTGCTGctgtcttcttctttttgttcttcACGGTTGCCGTAGCCGTCGTGGACGGCTGCCGGAGTTTTGGCGCCGCTGTCCTGGGGTCCATTTTCGTTATATCCGCCGGTTGTGTGGGCAGAGACGGAAGAGGTGAGGCTtttgtattttcatttattttccaaGTAATTTCATCCCCTAGCCTATTTATGACGTAGCcaccctttaaaacttttatattcaaaatctcataaattttaaatcgagagattcaaaatagaaaaaattatataaattagtacattttaataaataattattaattttagcaatattttttatttattatcatttatagtaatactatgttaaatctgtaatatgtattaaaagtaaattatgtatgcaatatatatgaattataattgtttttaaaaatatattatttttgtttggtaaaaatttgacaaattgtattataattgtattaaaatgtgtgataaatgaataatttatcattaaaatttgtattatatgtgaataaaaaattattctttgtaatatgaattaaatttgttttataaatgaattaaaggtgattgaatgaaaaagaaatattattgctataaatgataaatatttttttattatagtatatttatgtaagtttcccttgaaaatatagttaaaaatcaaattcttagtttaaattttaaggATGTTATTTTTAGCTTTATGAGTTTATGTAATTCACATCAAATTTTAAGAATTGAAAGTTTGGACACAAATTTTTACAACTTGAATTGCATAAGCATAAAATTGATTTCGGAGTGGTTAAACTCATATTTCGAAATTGATTAATTGTGCACTTGTTCCCTTTTAAAGTTGAAATATAAGGTTggtttatataaataaaaatatttcaagttgctATCCCttcattttatcaaaaaaataaaaataattttaatctcgTATAAATAAGTTAAACAAAATTAACTTTTAGATCAAAAGTTAGAGTTGAATTCCTCGCCGATTGCCGAAAGGGTTGCTTCATGAGAGTTAGTGAGCTTTTGTCCATGAGATTTGTCGAATTTTTAGGACCTTACTACAAATTGTGTTGTCAGTTAGAAACAATTTGTTCACCATTCCTAGTAGATCACAGCCAAAAACTTCTAAAAAGTTCTACTAACATGTTTTCGcttcaaaattgattaaaatgaaGACCAAGTTTCATATTCAACATTCTAAATCCTAACCATTGAGATTTTGCTTCAACCTTCAAAAAGTAATGACTAGACTCATTTTATTATCCCATCTTCTCGTTGTATTAGTAGAGTGTATCATTTGTTGTTCATTTTTCAGGAATTCAGTTTATAATTCAATACTGACTATGCTAGTTGCGCTGATATTGCGAAACATTTGACATCATCTTGGATTATATTAAACGTGACAATATTCAGAACTTGGATATTTCAAAAGATAGATCAAGTGATCACACTATGTTGTATTAAACTTTAATTTGTCTAAGAAAGCTCGtaaaataattcttaattaCACAAAAGAGGATGTGCTAGATAGATTAATGATCTCCAGGGGGTAATGTGCCAGACAGGAAATGAGAAATGAGGGAAAGGGCTCTAGCAGGTTGGTAACTTGGAACTTCATGTCCAGCGCCTCTTACTGTTGCAAATGTTAGACCTCCTTTATATGTCTCAACGTATCCTCCAACCTGCAACATATATATCCAACAAACATTGAGAAATATTGAATCAAAAGTCGTTTCACGagcatattatttttatttttttttacctctCCTCCATTCAACCAAGAGCGCCAAGGTTGATCAACTGTAAGGTTCATTGCTTGTATTGATCTCTTTGAAGAAGTAACAGGCACCCTTCCATCTGTATCGCCACTGCAAGTACAAATTTTTGTTAGTAACACATTTGTGATAAGATGATcagaatgtaaaaaaaaaatagtactgTAATAAGGAACAAAATTACCTAAAAATCCACACTCGAACACCATTTTCCAAAGATTCTCTGAGGAGAGGAACGATAGTCACCGGGCTGTCTTTCCAATTATAAAAGAGTGTATTgctgaaatagaaaaaaattaagagcATTGAAGCCTAATGAATATTGGAAAATGAACATGTTTGTATTTTTGTGTTGCAGTTCTAATAACCTGCAAGATTCCCACTCATATTTGATGTTCGTAACATTGGCATGAAGTGCATCTTGAACATCCCGCCTGTTCAGGTAAGCATAGATGTAATCGGCCGAGCAGGGATCAATCTGCAATGGCTGCATAAAAAATAAACCATATATCGATGTCAGTGTTAGTGCATTACTTTTTACAGTACATGATAGAATGTGCATACTTGTCACGCTTACTGGCGGTATTTTTGGGTATTTCGTGAGATTTCCATTCTTACAAAGAGGAAAATAAATGTTGTAGATGTCAAGATGGTTGATATTGTTGTCTGAAATTGCAATAGCACTATTGCACTTGCTCTCGTTGTAGTTTTCAACGAAACAACTGTTCTGGATGTCATGATAAGTTTCATCTGAAATCAGTGCATGAGATGCAAAGTATTCATACATTCCTATAATGTCTGTATCATCATTGATCACTGCATTCCCAATCTGCAATTTATAGTTGCaacaatttaattttgtcaGTGTAAGTTAACATGTTGTAAAAGACGGGTTAAATTAGAGATATCACTTACAATTATCCCTTTAAGATTGATAAGAGTCTTGTTCGCTTGCTTGTTATGCTTAAGAATTTCATGTGCCAATTGAGGTACATAATGCCCCGCGTAACTCTCACCAGAAATGTAAAAATCTCTCTTCTTATACTCGGGAAATCTCTCGAGCCAATTGAGTAAAAACACAACATTATCATTAGCAGTTCTACTATCTCCGGTTGTATTGAAATCGCTGcttgtatttgtatatgaaaaCCCTACTCCAGCAGGTGACTCCAAAAACAACACATTGGCAGCTAATTCAATAAGAGAACTAATTAATACTCACATTTTGAGAATAATAATTACCAAATATTAACTGAAATTCATATAAAAGGGaattattttgttcaattaCCACGGTTCCACGCATAACTATTCCTGTGTAATGTTTTTCCATCACTGTTAACTCTAAATGGTCCAAGCTCCTCCATAGCACCATATGCCATAGAAGAACAACCAGGACCTGTAGAcagaaaaatatgttaaatcaaaactatatattataacaaCAATTAAATATGGAGAAAtgttgtgtgtatatatatatacctccATTAAGCCAAAGAAGCAACGGCAATGCCTCGGAATTTTCAGCTTCAGTAAAGTAATAATACAGAGCACGACCAGCTGATTGATTAACAGTAACATAACCACCATATTGTTGAAACTTTACTGGTGGTTGTCCAGGTAATTTATTGATCCAATCTTTTGCTTTTGATCCCTCTTGTGGAAGAATAACTTTGTCTAATTCTACATTTTCATCGTTAAAATAACTCTTGCGAAAGGCTGAATTCTTTTGTTTGGCCTTGTAAAATTTGCTAAGAACATCACCTTGCTTCTTTCCAAGGCTTGAAGCAACAAAATTTGACAAAAACAGGGTAAAAACAAGGAGGAAGAAAGTAAATTGTCCCATTGTTCTATATTGTGAATATTGAAAAACAGAGTTAGAAAATGGTATTTATGTAATTGTGTCATTATGATCAAGATTTGATTCTCATACCATTTTAGGAGAGAAATCGAATTGTAGCGTGATATTATGATATAACTTACTTTAATTATGCATCATGCCAAATATAGTTGTTGAATCTTgtacttaataatttttattgttttaaatataGAATATATGTAATTACTTGTATATATGAAATCAAGGAATAGTTAATTTTATaccaaatataattttaatgtaaCATGATGGAGCATCAGCACTCACAAACGTATGACAATCAGTATATTTTGATTGGAGTTTAGTCATTCAACTTTAGTTgagttatatttatttatgagaTCTTTGtaatttgtgaaaaaaaatctaaatctaGAATAGTATTAatgaatcaaataaatatttgttatttattattattttattacaaaaaCCTCTAGATTTATGTCTTTAGTCCATGACTCTTTGTTTTCTGATATCTTCGTTAatgtatcaaattaaaaaaaaattatgactaaTTGACACTCCCCATTATGTGTTTAGCctttacatttttcattataaatgaattgaattaataaatttttttcctaCTGAGGTAGTACCATTTTAAACAACTATAGTAGGGAacttgagaaaaatatatattagagGGATCCTTTTCacgattttataatttaattatagtaTGTCAATAAGATAAATGGTAATTATAGTTCAAAATTAATTCTAATAAATTAGTCATAAAAATGAAATCTCAATAATAATATGTGGATTTGCTAACTAGTACTCCTTATAACTATTGGAAGTACAAATGGTTTAATAATTTCTTATTAATTTATCGGATGATTATTATACTCTTTTTAGTGTAACATATTAAGTATTTATTATGTTGATAAAACTTCTTTGatagtttgaaataattgaatTCTTTTAAGTCCTATCTCCATTGACAATTGAGCGAAAATCTATTCGGTATGAGTTATGACCTATAAAAATAGgaataaaacttttaatatttattttttaactttcacTTGatagtcaaaaatattttataataaatattaagttttaaaatatcatagtaTATTTACCctatcaaatattattatatattccAAAATCCTACATTTTAAGGGTGTATGTGAAGAAGTTCCGTAAATGGTAtagttatatataatttagatttttaaagAGTCTCAAAAAATTGCAATGATGAATTTCTTTCTGACAATATTAAGAttattaagaaatataaaatttaactaaaagaaagaaatataaacttacttatttttttaataaaaatattttagaactttaattGAAACtactaaaatcatcaaattaataaatatagtttTTACATTAAGATCCGGGATAATGTATTGAAAACACATAAACTAATGTTTTATAACTTGAAATAATTGTTCTTATTATAAATAATCAAtacttatat comes from Solanum pennellii chromosome 1, SPENNV200 and encodes:
- the LOC107012294 gene encoding F-box/WD-40 repeat-containing protein At3g52030 isoform X1, with the protein product MDPRTAAPKLRQPSTTATATVKNKKKKTAAEALGHDVLCIIFSFLDLVQLIRCSAVSTSWSKAVNKLKLHQTEYFKQQHSGPNGLIDASYCQRSLSEQAEQLAMEQHRLALQRGPANVIQWKGHSVGVNQCRMKMGKVLTGVGDKVMRLWSAESCKCLDEYFLVDKAPLIDFDFDEGKVVGLVGTRICIWNRTEARNVFSSRENLFTKALCMRYVDPEAVIGCEDGKVRVFDLYSRKCTQIIKMHQGPVSCLAFTDDQLLVSGSSLGTLSLSDLSSDQRVVQLGSTYSADCIAGGERSAVVALRLEVHFSQQCLGHTLWCYLNYGNLSKLTMLHLIGVKTLCFNPNSYMVFAGSTAGNVSCWDLRNTTRTVWETRVSPNVIYSMHHLRNDTSTLVVGGIDGVLRTVDQVTGEVISRCIMDDSTTVLHRSTERFGSVQIESRKVKRLSEDDRIDLMTRTSKPQITCLAVGMEKVVTTHNDKYIRIWKFSK
- the LOC107012294 gene encoding F-box/WD-40 repeat-containing protein At3g52030 isoform X2, which encodes MDPRTAAPKLRQPSTTATATVKNKKKKTAAEALGHDVLCIIFSFLDLVQLIRCSAVSTSWSKAVNKLKLHQTEYFKQQHSGPNGLIDASYCQRSLSEQAEQLAMEQHRLALQRGPANVIQWKGHSVGVNQCRMKMGKVLTGVGDKVMRLWSAESCKCLDEYFLVDKAPLIDFDFDEGKVVGLVGTRICIWNRTEARNVFSSRENLFTKALCMRYVDPEAVIGCEDGKVRVFDLYSRKCTQIIKMHQGPVSCLAFTDDQLLVSGSSLGTLSLSDLSSDQRVVQLGSTYSAGVKTLCFNPNSYMVFAGSTAGNVSCWDLRNTTRTVWETRVSPNVIYSMHHLRNDTSTLVVGGIDGVLRTVDQVTGEVISRCIMDDSTTVLHRSTERFGSVQIESRKVKRLSEDDRIDLMTRTSKPQITCLAVGMEKVVTTHNDKYIRIWKFSK